One Azospirillum sp. B510 genomic window carries:
- a CDS encoding fumarylacetoacetate hydrolase family protein, whose product MKLASLKAGGRDGTLVVVSRDLTRAVPVPEIARTLQAALDDWTALAPRLEEAYRTLNADPAGGQPFDPAAAASPLPRAYQWADGSAYVNHVELVRKARGAEMPPSFWTDPLMYQGCSDGFLAPMEPIPAMTEEWGVDFEAEIAVVTGDVPMGVSAEAARGHIRLLMLVNDVSLRNLIPAELGKGFGFFQSKPASSFSPVAVTPDELGGAWDGGRLHRPLVTTLNGEPFGCPDAGVDMTFDFPTLIAHAARTRHLAAGSIVGSGTVSNKLDGGPGKPVAAGGVGYSCIAELRMIETIEHGAPRTPFLRFGDRVRIELFDEAGASVFGAIDQNLVRHEGA is encoded by the coding sequence ATGAAGCTGGCGAGTTTGAAGGCGGGCGGGCGCGACGGCACCCTGGTGGTGGTGTCGCGCGATCTGACCCGCGCCGTCCCGGTGCCGGAGATCGCGCGCACCCTGCAAGCGGCGCTGGATGACTGGACGGCGCTGGCGCCGAGGCTGGAGGAGGCCTATCGCACGCTGAACGCCGATCCGGCCGGCGGCCAGCCCTTCGACCCGGCTGCGGCGGCCTCGCCGCTGCCGCGCGCCTACCAATGGGCGGACGGTTCGGCCTACGTCAACCATGTGGAGCTGGTGCGCAAGGCGCGCGGGGCGGAGATGCCGCCCAGCTTCTGGACCGACCCGCTGATGTATCAGGGTTGTTCCGACGGCTTCCTGGCGCCGATGGAGCCGATCCCGGCGATGACCGAGGAGTGGGGCGTCGATTTCGAGGCGGAGATCGCCGTCGTCACCGGCGACGTGCCGATGGGCGTCTCGGCCGAGGCGGCGCGCGGCCATATCCGGCTGCTGATGCTGGTCAACGACGTCAGCTTGCGCAATCTGATTCCGGCGGAACTCGGCAAGGGCTTCGGCTTCTTCCAGTCCAAGCCGGCCTCCAGCTTCTCCCCCGTCGCGGTGACGCCGGACGAGCTGGGCGGCGCCTGGGACGGCGGCCGGCTGCACCGTCCGCTGGTGACGACGCTGAACGGCGAGCCCTTCGGCTGTCCGGATGCCGGGGTGGACATGACCTTCGACTTCCCGACGCTGATCGCCCATGCCGCCAGGACCCGCCATCTGGCGGCCGGCAGCATCGTCGGGTCGGGCACGGTGTCGAACAAGCTGGACGGCGGTCCCGGCAAGCCGGTGGCGGCCGGCGGCGTCGGCTACTCCTGCATCGCCGAGCTGCGGATGATCGAGACCATCGAGCATGGCGCGCCGAGGACCCCCTTCCTGCGCTTCGGCGACCGCGTGCGGATCGAGCTGTTCGACGAGGCCGGCGCCAGCGTGTTCGGCGCCATCGACCAGAATCTGGTGCGCCATGAGGGGGCATAG
- a CDS encoding 2Fe-2S iron-sulfur cluster-binding protein has translation MSRIRLHPSGRTVECRDGETVLSALEQAGYALPNNCRAGACGECKVKVLNGRFDQGMVLDMALSQAERKDGYGLMCMAKPISDELVIEYGTADAQPKLFPPRENVPFIVTDRIPRTPRIVELRLRPLGQPLRYWPGQYVMLGDTAAGAPPRCYSIAHAPRPDGEIALQVTRVEGGPTSGWIHERLAVGDMVRLSGPYGTFIGDPSVDSPVLCMAAGSGIAPILALTDAALRRGYRPPVTLLVSARTRTDLYELGLLGYWQAKYRNFKVKVTLTREEAAGHLSGRIPAILPGLFPDLSEHAVFTAGSPAFVEACVAAARALGARDGRIHSEGYVSQHIPETLPADRLLAVG, from the coding sequence GTGAGCCGCATCCGCCTCCATCCCTCCGGCCGCACGGTCGAGTGCCGTGACGGCGAGACCGTCCTGTCGGCGCTGGAACAGGCCGGCTACGCCCTGCCCAACAACTGCCGCGCCGGCGCCTGCGGCGAATGCAAGGTCAAGGTTCTCAACGGCCGGTTCGACCAGGGCATGGTTCTGGACATGGCGCTGTCCCAGGCGGAGCGGAAGGACGGCTATGGCCTGATGTGCATGGCCAAGCCGATCTCCGACGAGCTGGTGATCGAATACGGCACCGCCGACGCCCAGCCCAAGCTGTTCCCGCCGCGCGAGAATGTGCCGTTCATCGTCACCGACCGCATCCCGCGCACGCCCCGCATCGTCGAGCTGCGGCTGCGTCCGCTGGGCCAGCCGCTGCGCTACTGGCCCGGGCAGTATGTGATGCTGGGCGACACCGCCGCCGGCGCGCCGCCGCGCTGCTATTCCATCGCCCACGCGCCCCGCCCCGACGGCGAGATCGCGTTGCAGGTGACCCGCGTCGAGGGCGGCCCGACCAGTGGCTGGATCCACGAGCGGCTCGCCGTCGGCGACATGGTCAGGCTGTCCGGCCCCTACGGCACCTTCATCGGCGATCCGTCGGTCGACAGCCCGGTGCTGTGCATGGCGGCCGGCTCCGGCATCGCCCCCATCCTGGCGCTGACCGACGCGGCGCTGCGCCGGGGCTACCGCCCGCCGGTGACGCTGCTGGTCTCCGCCCGCACCCGGACCGACCTGTACGAGCTGGGCCTGCTCGGCTACTGGCAGGCCAAATACCGCAACTTCAAGGTCAAGGTGACCCTGACGCGGGAGGAGGCCGCAGGCCACCTGTCGGGCCGCATCCCGGCCATCCTGCCCGGCCTGTTCCCCGACCTGTCGGAGCATGCCGTCTTCACCGCCGGCAGCCCGGCCTTCGTCGAGGCCTGCGTCGCCGCGGCCCGCGCGCTCGGCGCCCGCGACGGGCGGATCCACAGCGAGGGCTATGTCTCGCAGCACATCCCGGAGACGCTGCCCGCCGACCGGCTGCTGGCGGTGGGGTGA
- a CDS encoding ABC transporter ATP-binding protein, with the protein MLLEIEGLNSHYGRIHALRSASLTVREGELVALVGANGAGKTTLLRTLSGVHPASSGRITFDGRDITRMKASRRVAEGVVQVPEGRQLFGPQSVEDNLRLGAYRRGSGRPDDDIERLYEMFPVLRIKRDQPAGTLSGGQQQIVALGRALMAKPRLLLLDEPSMGLAPLLVAEIFDAVQRLRREGTTILLVEQNAHAALAIADRGYVIETGEIVLSDSGAALLSNERVRQAYLGL; encoded by the coding sequence ATGCTTCTGGAGATCGAGGGCCTCAACAGCCATTACGGCCGCATCCACGCGCTGAGATCGGCCAGCCTGACCGTGCGGGAGGGCGAGCTGGTGGCGCTGGTCGGCGCCAACGGCGCCGGCAAGACAACGCTTCTGCGCACCCTGTCGGGCGTCCACCCCGCCAGCAGCGGCCGCATCACCTTCGACGGCCGCGACATCACCCGGATGAAGGCGTCGCGCCGCGTCGCCGAGGGGGTGGTGCAGGTGCCGGAGGGCCGGCAGCTGTTCGGGCCGCAGAGCGTGGAGGACAATCTCCGCCTCGGCGCCTACCGCCGGGGCAGCGGCAGGCCCGATGACGACATCGAGCGGCTTTACGAGATGTTCCCGGTGCTGAGGATCAAGCGCGACCAGCCCGCCGGCACCCTGTCGGGCGGCCAGCAGCAGATCGTGGCACTGGGCCGCGCCCTGATGGCGAAGCCGCGCCTGCTGCTGCTCGACGAGCCCAGCATGGGGCTGGCGCCACTGCTGGTGGCGGAGATCTTCGACGCGGTGCAGCGGCTGAGGCGTGAGGGCACCACCATCCTGCTGGTGGAGCAGAACGCCCATGCGGCACTCGCCATCGCCGACCGCGGCTATGTGATTGAGACCGGCGAGATCGTGCTGAGCGACAGTGGCGCCGCGCTGTTGAGCAACGAACGGGTGCGGCAGGCTTATCTGGGGCTTTGA
- a CDS encoding methyl-accepting chemotaxis protein has translation MKARFRTKIIIGVAAVLAAGAAAVTAVSLTLSRDAGHKAALALAAEMADRHGAQVAADLSAALDAARATAALVEVERSTGSPRRETVNRYLSRVAEANPLYAGVWVDMADDGFDGRDAAFIDHDRATEILGLPGTGRMSLLWLPGDKGVQADGSDGLPFSEVKEKDYYKAAAAARKPVLTEPYLDDFTKRLMTSAAAPVMDGAAGGAAVIGVAGIDMALTGLTDLVRSVKPYGDGFAAVLTGSGLYVAHPDAGKLSKAADDLPEAARRAVAEGRPYDGIVTLAGAPHYLRLAPVRFSDGNRPWAFLVAAPEASVMADANRLTLLTVLVSLGCVALGCLVAWKVGDGIARPVTALTGAMDRLAAGDLETAVPGADRDDEAGGMARAVEVFKEGLVRARELDRQQKADWRAREARAAALADLQAGFESRIGGLTGGLASAAQQLESTARALTGIADQSLGRSEQVASSASAAADNVQTAAAATEELSASVQDIGRQVAESARIADAAVGDVKRADEAVGVLAESAERIGAVVELINSIAGQTNLLALNATIEAARAGEAGKGFAVVASEVKGLANQTAKATEDIVGQIKGIRDATQEAVTAVHGISETIAQVSRIASGIAAAVDQQTAATQEIARSVIQAANGAQEVSGAMGNIRAGAGETGAAADQLLAAAGALAGQSKDLTREIDGFIAGVRKA, from the coding sequence ATGAAGGCTCGGTTCAGGACGAAGATCATCATCGGCGTGGCGGCGGTTCTGGCGGCGGGGGCCGCCGCGGTGACGGCGGTTTCGCTCACCCTGTCGCGCGACGCCGGGCACAAGGCCGCGCTGGCCCTGGCCGCCGAGATGGCGGACCGCCATGGCGCGCAGGTCGCCGCCGACCTGTCGGCCGCCCTGGATGCCGCCCGCGCCACGGCGGCGCTGGTGGAGGTCGAGCGCTCCACCGGAAGCCCGCGCCGTGAAACGGTGAACCGCTATCTGAGCCGCGTCGCCGAAGCCAATCCGCTCTATGCCGGGGTGTGGGTGGACATGGCCGACGACGGGTTCGACGGCAGGGACGCCGCCTTCATCGATCATGACCGCGCCACCGAGATCCTCGGCCTGCCCGGAACCGGCCGGATGAGCCTGCTGTGGCTGCCGGGTGACAAGGGGGTGCAGGCCGACGGCAGCGACGGCCTGCCTTTCTCCGAGGTGAAGGAGAAGGATTATTACAAGGCCGCCGCCGCGGCGCGCAAGCCGGTGCTGACCGAACCCTATCTCGACGATTTCACCAAGCGGCTGATGACCAGCGCCGCGGCGCCGGTGATGGATGGGGCGGCTGGGGGCGCGGCAGTGATCGGCGTCGCCGGAATCGACATGGCCTTGACCGGGCTGACCGATCTGGTCCGTTCGGTCAAGCCCTATGGCGACGGCTTCGCCGCGGTGCTGACCGGGTCCGGCCTCTATGTCGCCCATCCCGACGCCGGCAAGCTGTCGAAGGCGGCCGACGATCTGCCGGAGGCGGCCCGCCGCGCCGTCGCCGAGGGGCGGCCCTATGACGGCATCGTGACCTTGGCCGGCGCCCCCCATTATCTGCGGCTGGCGCCGGTGCGTTTCTCCGACGGGAACCGGCCCTGGGCCTTCCTGGTGGCGGCGCCGGAAGCCAGCGTGATGGCCGACGCCAACCGGCTGACGCTGCTGACGGTGCTGGTCAGCCTGGGCTGTGTCGCGCTTGGCTGTCTGGTGGCGTGGAAGGTCGGCGACGGCATCGCCCGCCCGGTGACGGCGCTGACCGGCGCCATGGACCGGCTGGCCGCCGGCGATCTCGAGACCGCGGTGCCGGGGGCCGACCGCGACGACGAGGCCGGCGGCATGGCCCGCGCGGTCGAGGTGTTCAAGGAGGGGCTGGTCCGCGCCCGCGAGCTGGACCGCCAGCAGAAGGCCGATTGGCGGGCCAGGGAGGCCCGCGCCGCCGCCCTGGCCGACTTGCAGGCCGGTTTCGAGAGCCGGATCGGTGGATTGACCGGCGGGCTGGCGTCGGCGGCGCAGCAGCTCGAATCGACCGCCCGCGCCCTGACCGGCATCGCCGACCAGAGCCTTGGCCGCTCGGAGCAGGTCGCCTCCTCCGCCAGCGCCGCCGCCGACAATGTGCAGACAGCCGCCGCCGCGACGGAGGAGCTGTCCGCCTCGGTCCAGGACATCGGCCGGCAGGTGGCGGAGTCCGCCCGCATCGCCGACGCCGCCGTCGGCGACGTCAAGCGGGCCGACGAGGCGGTCGGCGTGCTGGCGGAGAGCGCCGAGCGGATCGGCGCCGTGGTGGAGTTGATCAACTCCATCGCCGGCCAGACCAATCTGCTGGCGCTGAACGCCACGATCGAAGCCGCCCGCGCGGGCGAGGCCGGCAAGGGCTTCGCCGTCGTGGCGTCGGAGGTGAAGGGGCTCGCCAACCAGACCGCCAAGGCGACCGAGGACATCGTCGGCCAGATCAAGGGCATCCGCGACGCCACCCAGGAGGCGGTGACCGCCGTCCATGGCATCAGCGAGACCATCGCCCAGGTCAGCCGCATCGCCTCGGGCATCGCCGCCGCGGTGGACCAGCAGACGGCGGCGACCCAGGAGATCGCCCGCAGCGTGATCCAGGCGGCCAACGGGGCGCAGGAGGTCAGCGGCGCCATGGGCAACATCCGGGCCGGTGCCGGCGAAACCGGCGCGGCGGCCGATCAGCTGCTGGCCGCCGCTGGCGCGCTGGCGGGTCAGTCGAAGGATCTCACCCGCGAGATCGACGGCTTCATCGCCGGGGTCCGCAAGGCGTAA
- a CDS encoding branched-chain amino acid ABC transporter permease — MFAELLQYLLSGLTIGAIYALAGLGFSIIYNASHVINFAQGEFIMIGGMASATLTASGVPLPLAILIGCGGAMLVGVLVAKFAVERARDASTVTLIIITIGASIFLRGVAELVWGKDFKRLDAFSGETPIQFLGASMQPQSLWVVGTAGVLIVAIGLFFAKTLTGKAILATSHNRLAAQLVGIDVKRVVLASFALSAALGAVGGAVVAPITFSYTEMGIMLGLKGFTAAVLGGLGHGPGAVAGGLIVGVAEALGAGYISSAYKDAVAFVIILAVLLFMPNGLFGKRGTERV; from the coding sequence ATGTTCGCGGAACTGCTGCAATATCTGCTGTCGGGGCTGACCATCGGCGCGATCTATGCGCTGGCCGGGCTCGGCTTCTCGATCATCTACAACGCCAGCCACGTCATCAACTTCGCCCAGGGCGAGTTCATCATGATCGGCGGCATGGCCTCGGCCACCCTGACGGCGTCGGGCGTGCCGCTGCCGCTGGCGATCCTGATCGGCTGCGGCGGCGCCATGCTGGTCGGCGTGCTCGTGGCGAAATTCGCGGTGGAGCGCGCCCGCGACGCCTCGACCGTCACCCTGATCATCATCACCATCGGCGCCTCGATCTTCCTGCGCGGCGTCGCCGAGCTGGTCTGGGGCAAGGATTTCAAGCGGCTCGACGCCTTTTCCGGCGAGACGCCGATCCAATTCCTCGGCGCCTCGATGCAGCCGCAGTCGCTGTGGGTGGTGGGCACCGCCGGCGTGCTGATCGTCGCCATCGGCCTGTTCTTCGCGAAGACGCTGACCGGCAAGGCGATCCTCGCCACCTCGCACAACCGGCTGGCGGCGCAGCTGGTCGGCATCGACGTCAAGCGGGTGGTGCTGGCCTCCTTCGCGCTGTCGGCGGCGCTGGGGGCGGTCGGTGGTGCCGTGGTCGCCCCCATCACCTTCTCCTACACCGAGATGGGCATCATGCTGGGGCTGAAGGGCTTCACCGCCGCGGTGCTGGGCGGGCTCGGCCATGGGCCGGGTGCGGTGGCCGGCGGGCTGATCGTCGGCGTCGCCGAGGCGCTGGGCGCCGGCTACATCTCCTCGGCCTACAAGGACGCGGTGGCCTTCGTCATCATCCTGGCCGTCCTTCTCTTCATGCCGAACGGGCTGTTCGGCAAGCGCGGCACCGAACGGGTGTAA
- the maiA gene encoding maleylacetoacetate isomerase produces MKLHTYFRSSAAYRVRIALNLKGLAPEQAFVHLRRGEQSKPPYADLNPEHLVPALEIDGPDGHQVLTQSLAIIEYLDETHPTPPLLPADAPGRARVRALALAVACDIHPLNNLRVLAHLKTLGHSQREVDGWYGHWIAAGLTALEARLAGDRRTGRFCHGDVPGLADILLVPQMFNARRMGCPLEGYPTLRRIDGACRDLPAFAAAEPDRQPDAEP; encoded by the coding sequence GTGAAGCTTCATACCTACTTCCGTTCCTCCGCCGCCTATCGTGTGCGCATCGCCCTCAACCTGAAGGGCTTGGCGCCGGAGCAGGCCTTCGTCCATCTGCGCCGGGGCGAGCAATCGAAGCCGCCCTATGCCGACCTCAACCCGGAACATCTGGTGCCGGCGCTGGAGATCGACGGGCCGGACGGGCACCAGGTGTTGACCCAGTCGCTCGCCATCATCGAATATCTGGACGAGACCCATCCGACGCCACCGCTGCTGCCGGCCGACGCGCCGGGCCGCGCGCGCGTGCGGGCGCTGGCGCTGGCGGTGGCCTGCGACATCCACCCGCTGAACAATCTGCGGGTGCTGGCCCATCTGAAGACCCTGGGCCACAGCCAGCGGGAGGTGGATGGCTGGTACGGCCATTGGATCGCCGCCGGGCTGACGGCGCTGGAGGCGCGGCTGGCCGGTGATCGGCGCACCGGGCGCTTCTGCCATGGCGATGTCCCCGGTCTGGCCGACATCCTGCTGGTTCCGCAGATGTTCAACGCCCGCCGGATGGGCTGTCCGCTGGAGGGCTATCCCACCCTGCGGCGAATCGACGGGGCCTGTCGCGACCTGC
- the paaX gene encoding phenylacetic acid degradation operon negative regulatory protein PaaX, producing the protein MARPRRPEDLAAHLTETIAPRAKSLIITVYGDAVLPHGGSLWLGSLIELTGLFGMSERIVRTSVFRLCKDDWLTNTQIGRRSFYRVTDSGKERFATAERRIYAPLAREWDRGWDLLMLPPNALDAETRDALRRELTWQGFGAASATVYAHPNCDEAAMHRTLAELGVADRIVHMKASLDRAEGFGALRDLVRGCWDIDQLERDYTAFLDHFRPVWATVDGADALDPATCFVLRTLMIHDFRRILLRDPMLPPDLLPADWPGQEARMLTRNLYRRLAGASESFLMRAATTANGPLPDAQPAFHGRFGGLESVTTG; encoded by the coding sequence ATGGCCCGCCCGCGCCGCCCCGAAGACCTTGCCGCCCACTTGACCGAGACGATCGCGCCGCGGGCGAAGTCGCTGATCATCACCGTCTATGGCGACGCGGTCCTGCCGCACGGCGGATCGCTGTGGCTGGGAAGCCTGATCGAGCTGACGGGCCTGTTCGGCATGAGCGAGCGGATCGTCCGCACCTCGGTCTTCCGGCTGTGCAAGGACGACTGGCTGACCAACACCCAGATCGGCCGGCGCAGCTTCTACCGCGTCACCGACAGCGGCAAGGAACGCTTCGCCACCGCCGAACGGCGGATCTACGCGCCCTTGGCCCGCGAATGGGACCGCGGCTGGGATCTGCTGATGCTGCCGCCCAACGCGCTGGATGCCGAGACGCGCGACGCCCTGCGGCGGGAGCTGACCTGGCAGGGTTTCGGCGCGGCGTCGGCCACCGTCTATGCCCACCCCAACTGCGACGAGGCGGCGATGCACCGCACGCTGGCGGAGTTGGGGGTGGCCGACCGGATCGTCCACATGAAGGCCAGCCTGGACCGCGCGGAGGGCTTCGGCGCGCTGCGCGATCTGGTGCGCGGCTGTTGGGACATCGATCAGTTGGAGCGGGATTACACGGCTTTCCTGGATCACTTCCGTCCGGTCTGGGCGACGGTCGACGGCGCCGACGCGCTTGATCCCGCCACTTGCTTCGTCCTGCGCACGCTGATGATCCATGATTTCCGCCGCATCCTGCTGCGCGACCCCATGCTGCCGCCCGACCTGCTGCCGGCCGACTGGCCGGGGCAGGAGGCCCGGATGTTGACCCGCAATCTCTACCGCCGCCTCGCCGGGGCGTCGGAATCCTTCCTGATGCGGGCGGCGACCACCGCCAACGGCCCGCTGCCCGACGCGCAGCCGGCCTTCCATGGCCGCTTCGGCGGGCTGGAGAGCGTCACCACCGGGTGA
- a CDS encoding branched-chain amino acid ABC transporter permease: MNALLHGRLTGLLALAAVIAVLPAFLPNNFYLDIAILAGFNAVVCVGLNLLIGYAGQISLGHAGFFGIGAYASGVLVGSYGWPPVLALLAGAVFVGLLAFLVAKPILRLKGHYLAMATLGIGIIVSIVLRTESGLTGGPDGMMVEPFRIFGVELYGEKVWYWVVGLLLVGVVWLSLNLIDSPMGRALRAVHGSEVAAEVVGVDTARFKVLVFVLSAVFASVAGSLFAHYTGLITPAKADFFKSIELVTMVVFGGMASTFGAVVGAVVLTLLPQALTVFQDYQQIVLGGILMATMVFMPKGLLPTLAALIPARRRA; encoded by the coding sequence ATGAACGCACTCCTTCACGGGCGGCTGACCGGGCTGTTGGCGCTGGCCGCGGTGATCGCGGTCCTGCCGGCCTTCCTGCCCAACAACTTCTATCTCGACATCGCCATCCTCGCCGGCTTCAACGCCGTCGTCTGCGTCGGGCTGAATTTGCTGATCGGCTATGCCGGCCAGATCAGCCTGGGCCATGCCGGCTTCTTCGGCATCGGCGCTTACGCCTCGGGCGTGCTGGTCGGCAGCTATGGCTGGCCGCCGGTTCTGGCGCTGCTGGCCGGCGCGGTCTTCGTCGGGCTGCTGGCCTTCCTGGTCGCCAAGCCGATCCTGCGGCTGAAGGGCCATTACCTCGCCATGGCGACGCTCGGCATCGGCATCATCGTGTCGATCGTGCTGCGCACCGAAAGCGGCCTGACCGGCGGTCCCGACGGCATGATGGTCGAGCCGTTCAGGATCTTCGGCGTCGAACTCTATGGCGAAAAGGTCTGGTACTGGGTGGTCGGCCTGCTGCTGGTCGGCGTGGTCTGGCTGTCCTTGAACCTGATCGACAGCCCGATGGGCCGGGCCTTGCGCGCCGTCCATGGGTCGGAGGTGGCGGCCGAGGTGGTCGGCGTCGACACCGCCCGCTTCAAGGTGCTGGTCTTCGTGCTGTCGGCGGTGTTCGCCAGCGTGGCGGGCAGCCTGTTCGCCCATTACACCGGCCTGATCACCCCGGCCAAGGCCGACTTCTTCAAGTCGATCGAGCTGGTGACCATGGTGGTGTTCGGCGGCATGGCCTCCACCTTCGGCGCCGTCGTGGGGGCCGTGGTGCTGACGCTGCTGCCGCAGGCGCTGACCGTGTTCCAGGACTACCAGCAGATCGTGCTGGGCGGCATCCTGATGGCGACGATGGTGTTCATGCCCAAGGGCCTGCTTCCCACCCTGGCGGCGCTGATCCCGGCGCGGAGGCGGGCATGA
- a CDS encoding ABC transporter ATP-binding protein, whose amino-acid sequence MKMLATTELSPDITAQARRVGPPILTVEHLSREFGGVLAIGDLSFTIAAGDIHSIIGPNGAGKTTLFNLVTGVYKPSGGRVLFDGADMSGMAPYRLAARGMSRTFQNLQIFFNMTALENVMVGRHLHLDTRLLPALFRFPSLARKDREAKDRAVLLMSQVGLARYIDADAASMPYGALKRLEIARALASEPKLLLLDEPAAGLNATESREIDEVIKSVAATGVTIVLVEHDMKMVMGISHRITALNQGRLLAEGTPQEVAANPDVIAAYLGAAP is encoded by the coding sequence ATGAAGATGCTGGCGACCACTGAGCTTTCCCCCGACATCACGGCGCAGGCCCGCCGCGTCGGCCCGCCGATCCTGACGGTGGAACATCTCAGCCGCGAGTTCGGCGGCGTGCTCGCCATCGGTGACCTCAGCTTCACCATCGCCGCCGGCGACATCCATTCGATCATCGGGCCGAACGGGGCGGGCAAGACCACCCTGTTCAACCTGGTGACCGGCGTCTACAAGCCGTCGGGCGGCCGGGTGCTGTTCGACGGGGCGGACATGTCGGGCATGGCGCCCTACCGGCTGGCGGCGCGCGGCATGTCGCGCACCTTCCAGAATTTGCAGATCTTCTTCAACATGACGGCGCTGGAGAACGTCATGGTCGGGCGGCATCTGCACCTGGACACCCGGCTGCTGCCGGCGCTGTTCCGTTTCCCCTCGCTGGCGCGCAAGGACCGCGAGGCGAAGGACCGGGCGGTGCTGCTGATGAGCCAGGTCGGGCTGGCGAGATACATCGATGCCGACGCCGCCTCCATGCCCTACGGCGCGCTGAAGCGGCTGGAGATCGCCCGCGCGCTGGCGTCGGAGCCGAAACTGCTCCTGCTCGACGAGCCGGCCGCCGGGCTGAACGCCACCGAAAGCCGCGAGATCGACGAGGTGATCAAGAGCGTGGCGGCGACCGGCGTCACCATCGTGCTGGTGGAGCATGACATGAAGATGGTGATGGGCATCTCGCATCGGATCACCGCGCTGAACCAGGGCCGCCTGCTGGCCGAGGGCACGCCGCAGGAGGTGGCGGCCAATCCCGATGTCATCGCCGCCTATCTCGGCGCCGCACCGTAA
- a CDS encoding ABC transporter substrate-binding protein, whose product MRRRLLATIAFSAIAAVTALSGPLSGAAQAADPIKVGAIVSATGPASFLGDPEKKVLELYADRINKAGGVDGRAVRLTIYDDGGAADKAASFTKRLIESDGVDVIVGGTTTAATMAAVPLVERAGVPFISLAGAVVIVEPVRKWVFKTPHTDRMAAEKVMEDMKTRGFTKLALLSEDSGFGKSGREQTLAVAKERGIELVADETYGAKDTDVTPQLTKIRNNAAAQAVLVFGLGQGPAVVTKNYRQLGIALPLYQSHGVASKEYIRLAGGAAEGVRLPAAGLVVAAQLPDGDPQKKVVTEFTKVYEDSFNSEVSTFAGHAYDGLMIALDAVKRAGGTDKAKLRDAIEQTTGHVGTGGTVTMTAKDHMGLTLDAFHMVEVRQGDWSLVK is encoded by the coding sequence ATGCGCAGACGCCTGCTCGCCACCATCGCCTTTTCCGCCATCGCCGCCGTGACGGCGCTGTCCGGGCCGCTGTCCGGCGCCGCGCAGGCCGCCGATCCGATCAAGGTCGGCGCCATCGTTTCGGCCACCGGCCCGGCCTCCTTCCTCGGCGATCCGGAGAAGAAGGTGCTGGAGCTCTATGCCGACCGCATCAACAAGGCGGGCGGCGTCGATGGACGGGCCGTAAGGCTGACCATCTATGACGATGGCGGTGCCGCCGACAAGGCCGCCTCCTTCACCAAGCGGCTGATCGAGAGCGACGGCGTCGACGTGATCGTCGGCGGCACGACGACGGCGGCGACCATGGCGGCGGTGCCGCTGGTGGAACGGGCCGGCGTGCCCTTCATCTCGCTGGCCGGCGCCGTGGTGATCGTCGAGCCGGTGAGGAAATGGGTGTTCAAGACCCCGCACACCGACCGCATGGCGGCGGAAAAGGTGATGGAGGACATGAAGACGCGCGGTTTCACCAAGCTGGCTTTGCTGTCGGAGGATTCCGGCTTCGGCAAGTCGGGCCGCGAGCAGACGCTGGCCGTCGCCAAGGAGCGCGGGATCGAGCTGGTGGCCGACGAGACCTATGGCGCCAAGGACACCGACGTCACGCCGCAGCTGACCAAGATCAGGAACAACGCCGCGGCGCAGGCGGTGCTGGTGTTCGGGCTGGGGCAGGGGCCGGCGGTGGTGACCAAGAACTACCGCCAGCTCGGCATCGCCCTGCCGCTCTACCAGTCGCATGGCGTCGCGTCGAAGGAGTATATCCGGCTGGCCGGTGGCGCCGCCGAGGGGGTGCGCCTGCCGGCCGCCGGTCTGGTCGTCGCCGCCCAGCTGCCGGACGGCGATCCGCAGAAGAAGGTCGTGACCGAGTTCACCAAGGTCTACGAGGACAGCTTCAACAGCGAGGTCTCGACCTTCGCCGGCCATGCCTATGACGGGCTGATGATCGCGCTGGACGCGGTGAAGCGGGCCGGCGGCACCGACAAGGCCAAGCTGCGCGACGCCATCGAACAGACCACGGGCCATGTCGGCACCGGCGGCACCGTGACCATGACCGCCAAGGACCATATGGGCCTGACGCTGGACGCCTTCCACATGGTGGAGGTCCGCCAGGGCGACTGGTCGCTGGTGAAGTGA